The proteins below are encoded in one region of Verrucomicrobiia bacterium:
- a CDS encoding sodium-dependent bicarbonate transport family permease, which yields MDFLTALFSNLCTPAVLFFALGVAAAVLRSDLKFPEPFYVALTVYLLVAIGFKGGVSLAEAGLGRVLLPGLAALGLGAAIPLWTYPILRVAGRMSAVDAAAVAAHYGSVSAVTFIAATNYLKSIGVAYENHATALLAVMESPAILTGVLLARLAGRSGGATTGAPVMEAVREAMLGRSVILLVGGLVVGALSGEEGMAKVEAFFVAPFQGVLALFLLEMGTVAGRRLGDLRKVGAFLVGFGLVMPVVHGMVGVIVGHWAGLELGGATLFGVLAASASYIAAPAAIRMSLPEANPTYYLTASLAITFPFNIALGIPLYYSMARWWYS from the coding sequence ATGGATTTCCTGACGGCGCTGTTTTCGAATCTGTGCACGCCCGCGGTGCTGTTTTTCGCCCTGGGCGTGGCAGCGGCGGTCTTGCGGAGCGATCTGAAGTTTCCCGAGCCGTTCTACGTGGCGTTGACGGTGTATTTGCTGGTGGCCATCGGCTTCAAGGGCGGGGTGTCGCTGGCGGAGGCTGGGCTGGGGCGGGTGCTGCTGCCGGGTCTGGCGGCGTTGGGGCTGGGGGCGGCCATCCCATTGTGGACCTATCCGATCCTGCGGGTGGCGGGGAGGATGTCGGCGGTGGATGCGGCAGCGGTGGCCGCCCACTACGGATCGGTGAGCGCGGTGACGTTCATCGCGGCGACCAACTATCTGAAGTCGATCGGGGTGGCGTACGAGAACCATGCGACCGCGTTGCTGGCGGTGATGGAATCGCCGGCCATTCTCACCGGCGTGCTGCTGGCGCGGTTGGCAGGGAGATCGGGCGGGGCGACTACGGGGGCGCCGGTGATGGAGGCGGTGCGGGAGGCCATGCTGGGGCGGAGCGTCATTCTTCTGGTGGGAGGGCTGGTGGTGGGGGCGTTGAGCGGTGAGGAGGGGATGGCGAAGGTCGAGGCGTTCTTCGTGGCGCCGTTCCAGGGGGTGCTGGCGTTGTTTCTTCTCGAGATGGGGACGGTGGCGGGGCGCCGGTTGGGGGATTTGCGCAAGGTTGGGGCGTTCCTGGTGGGATTTGGGCTGGTGATGCCGGTGGTGCACGGGATGGTGGGGGTGATCGTGGGGCATTGGGCCGGCCTTGAGCTGGGCGGGGCCACGCTGTTTGGCGTGCTGGCGGCGAGCGCGTCGTACATCGCCGCGCCGGCGGCCATCCGGATGTCGCTGCCGGAGGCGAACCCGACGTACTACCTGACGGCGTCGCTGGCGATCACCTTTCCGTTCAACATCGCGCTGGGGATTCCGCTGTATTACTCGATGGCGCGGTGGTGGTATTCGTGA
- a CDS encoding transcriptional regulator yields the protein MTLHPMKLVTVVAEAYAREPVLKILKETGAHGWTLFTVEGDGARGQRPGDIREFANIQIEAVVTPEVSERLLERLERDLFPRYGMIAFESDVRVLRREKF from the coding sequence ATGACACTGCACCCCATGAAGCTGGTGACGGTGGTAGCGGAGGCGTACGCGCGGGAGCCGGTCCTGAAGATCCTGAAAGAGACGGGAGCGCACGGGTGGACGCTGTTCACCGTGGAGGGGGACGGGGCGCGAGGGCAGCGGCCGGGGGACATCCGTGAGTTTGCGAACATCCAGATTGAGGCGGTGGTGACGCCAGAGGTATCGGAGCGGTTGCTGGAGCGGCTCGAGCGGGACTTGTTCCCGCGATACGGCATGATTGCGTTCGAATCGGATGTGCGGGTGCTGCGGCGGGAGAAGTTCTGA
- a CDS encoding tetratricopeptide repeat protein, whose translation MMAWTVHPGAVLSGLALACLIGWGVWRWSRRSEDPPGVLIVKLVLTVVLGGTGIWCGVNLFPLIGIPLAAVCGIVVGLIWGQNIGAAIARPLASLYDGGDEPPEPKPFYAIARAHWKQRRYGEAIQTIEAQLERFPDDPEGLLMLAEIRARSLEDWPGAEEAIDRLVVREDLPVPVRARALEALGDWRLDHGHDAEAARRTFQRTLDLFPGTPEAAEAAQRLAHVGTDAWRRSQGRGRVIAMVKGDERLGLRPEGTSPGAVQEPDPELETESLRQQLVEHPMDGEARERLALLYADRLGRMDWAVAEMETLLSLPNQTAKATARRLHGLADLHVRHDGNEEAARAVLGRIVTGMPGTALAMAAQSRLDHLRLEIRGRQSARTLGQA comes from the coding sequence ATGATGGCCTGGACTGTGCATCCGGGAGCTGTGTTGAGCGGGCTGGCACTTGCCTGCCTGATCGGCTGGGGCGTGTGGCGGTGGAGTCGTCGGAGCGAGGATCCGCCGGGGGTGCTGATCGTCAAGCTGGTGCTGACGGTTGTCCTCGGGGGGACGGGGATCTGGTGCGGAGTGAACCTGTTTCCGCTGATCGGGATTCCGTTGGCGGCGGTTTGCGGGATTGTGGTGGGGTTGATCTGGGGTCAGAACATCGGGGCGGCAATCGCCAGGCCGCTGGCGAGCTTGTACGATGGGGGCGACGAACCGCCGGAGCCGAAGCCCTTCTATGCGATAGCCAGGGCGCACTGGAAGCAACGGCGGTACGGGGAGGCCATTCAGACCATCGAGGCCCAACTGGAGCGGTTTCCGGACGATCCCGAAGGGTTGCTCATGCTGGCGGAGATCCGGGCGCGAAGTCTTGAGGACTGGCCCGGCGCGGAGGAGGCGATCGATCGCCTGGTGGTGCGTGAGGATCTGCCGGTGCCGGTGCGCGCGCGGGCCCTCGAGGCACTGGGAGATTGGCGGCTGGATCACGGCCACGACGCCGAGGCCGCGCGGCGGACTTTCCAGCGGACCCTCGATCTTTTTCCGGGTACTCCGGAAGCCGCGGAGGCGGCGCAGCGGCTGGCTCATGTGGGGACCGACGCATGGCGCCGGTCGCAAGGGCGGGGGCGGGTGATCGCGATGGTGAAGGGCGACGAGCGACTGGGTCTGCGGCCGGAAGGGACGTCTCCGGGGGCGGTGCAGGAGCCCGATCCGGAGCTGGAGACGGAATCGTTGCGGCAGCAGTTGGTCGAACACCCGATGGACGGCGAGGCGCGGGAGCGACTGGCGCTTCTGTATGCCGACCGACTGGGCAGGATGGACTGGGCGGTGGCGGAGATGGAAACGCTGCTGTCCCTGCCGAACCAGACGGCGAAGGCGACGGCACGGCGCCTGCATGGGCTGGCGGATCTGCATGTGCGCCATGATGGAAACGAGGAGGCGGCCCGGGCGGTGTTGGGGCGGATTGTGACGGGGATGCCGGGCACGGCACTGGCCATGGCCGCGCAGAGCCGGCTGGATCATCTCCGACTGGAAATCAGGGGTCGGCAGTCCGCCCGGACGCTGGGGCAGGCGTGA